Genomic window (Rosa chinensis cultivar Old Blush chromosome 6, RchiOBHm-V2, whole genome shotgun sequence):
ACTTAGAAGAGCAGTAGGTATATAAACTGTATagtagaaaacaaaaacaaaaaatactgCTTATAAActgtatattaaaaaaaaaaaaaatattccgcTGCCTGGAGTCGAACCTGGAGATTGACAAACATCAGTTTAAGTTAATGGTTGGCAACTTAAAAGAGCAGTAGGTATATAAACTGtgtattaaagaaaaatattattccgcttagagcatctccaacaatggagtcaaaagccaaagtcatttgCAAAATTTGACTCCCCTAATGTCATCactattcattcatattttgcatctccaaccctctttagtcaaaagccaaaatcatttcataaattaatcattttaaacaattatttaactacaatatgaatttatatatcatacgtaattattttatataatatatcgtcATTAACTTATtattagaaatttttttcttattttttagaaaattttcttttattttttgaaggTTTTTTTTAGTTTAAAACACAATTACTTTATATTAACCGTTGATTTTAATCCAGGGCATTTTTTCCACCGTCAGATTAGAAattagtaaatatatatttatttttttatttttagaacgAATTAATCTGTGCCTTTCATTTTAAATAGAATAATTGAAGACTGAATCTGAGCCGTTGATTTTATGACAAGTTGGTTTTAATGCCATGTGCAGCTGGGGCCCACGTCTCCCCCATGTGAAGCCAAAATGGCTTTCGTTCTTCAATCTTTAGTCATTTTGGCTAAAGTTTTGACTCATAAGTCAAAATGACTAAACATGGGGATTGGTTGGAGATGCTCACCACAAAAGccaaagccaaaatggcttaTGACTCCACccgttggagatgcccttataAACTAtacattagaagaagaaaaaagtattTCGCTACCGGGAGTCAAACCCGAAAAATCAAATCTAAGTTGTGCTACAACAAATTGGTTGGTAACTTAGGGCTAGTTTGAGATTGCTGTTACTTTGAAAAAAAACTACAAcggctgtgttgtgagaataatcagctgtgaattaaaacaatttcatGTTTAGTACAGAGCCTTAGAAAGCAGTAAACTgtatattaaaaaacaaaaaaagtattCTATTTATAAATTGTATGTAAAAAAAGAGATTGACTTGTGCTACAGCGGATTGGTTGGCAACTTATAAGAGCAATAGGTATATAAACtgtattttaaagaaaaaaagtattTTGCTTATAAACGGTAGAAAAAGATAGTATTTCGCTGCATTGAGTCAAACTCAGAGAATCACATCTACTAGTTTAAGTTGTGCTGCAGCAGATTGGTTGGCAACTTAAGGGCATCTCTAACAGAATacctatttttttaaaaaaaattgaaatttaacaaATTTTGGGATAAGTTTTATCTCCAGCAGAATACCTATTtaaaagctaaatttagctttagctaaaaactctagctaaatatagctagagaggagagagaaaataacttCACGTAAAATCTTCAACGTTCCAATTCTTCAGTTCCAACATTCCAATTTTTGAGTTCCAACGTTCTAATTTATGGGCTTGAGTTCTCTCtaatttccggccaaatcgtggcgGCTTTCCGGTTTCAAAAGCTTCCTCTAGTCCTCGTGGACTTATCCATGGTGTTCGTTTGTCTAGATAACAAGTTTTGAGGGAGAATCGAAGAAGATggttttttcttaattttctgGCGAGTTGCCGGTGACGTTAGGCTTCGAACCAGGTATCAAACTTGATCTTCTTACCGAGCTCTGCCTCTTTGTGTACTTAAAATTGAATTTGGTTGAGATTGAAAGATATTGAGTTTTGGGTAGTGGTTTGGCCACCGTCTCTTTACTGTTCACGACGGCGGTTTGTTATTCATTGGTCAATTTTCGACCATAATTAATCCAATCTATTGGATTGAGCTTTACACAGTGATATACTTGAATTCAAATTTGGAGGAGGTTTGAAGAAATTGGAATTTGGGAGGTGTTCTATTTGTTTCGGGTTCACTGTTGTTTATGGTGGTTCTGCGTTTAGGTCAGCATGGAGTCATTTTGATCTTGacataaatttcaaaataggAATTAGACGGTGGTTCTACTTGAATTTTAGAAAGAAGAAGACTTGGAGTGATGGTTAGTTTCAACTGTTGAGAGCAAGGATTGATTACCTACAATGAAGAAACTGAAAAATTATATGGAAGCCTAGAGAATTGAGCAGCGTAGCATAAGATAAATCCAGAGAGAACAATCCTTTTGAAATTAACTCAACAATAGCTATCCTTGTTGGAGGACAACTCTCAAATTGGATAGTTATATTTAACTTTTAGCAAATTTTAGCTATATTTATAACAAACattattggagatgctctaaagaGTAGTAGGTATATAAACTTTATATTTGTATATTTATATAAActgtatatttatatattaaaaagaaTAATATTTGGCTGACCACATTCCTAACCAACTAGGATATGtctctctattattttttttttgccccccaCATCTTAAGGAACTTTCTCTTCCTCCACCCATGTAAATCCGAACCATACCCAACAGTCTctccctcctcttcttcctctacccAGATCACTCTACCATCAATCTCTGTTTTCAACCTTGCCAATCGTGGGCGCCGGGAGTATCTGGATGAAAGATGAAGATGTTGACGAGGACCAATAGTTCCTGTTTTTGATAAGGATGTCCATTGAAGTTGAGGAGCTCGAGCAATTAGTTTGGTGTTGGGTCATTAGGGCTTTGAGTCTCTGTGCTGAGAGCTTGGATTAGCGAGAAGATTGAGGCACTGATTCTTCTCTAACCCATAACCAAGAGTTGAAGAACtgtgagaggaagaagagaaagaccTGAAGAAGAACCgtaagaggaggaagagaaggacCTGAATGagatataataaaaaaaattaaaaaaaagaggacATGTGTTCAATTTTATTTGATACACGTTGGGTTTGGTTAGGGATGTGGTCAGCCAAGTATTGTTCTATTaagaggagaaagagaaggaccTGAATGagatataataaaaaataaataaaaaaaaggacatGTATTCAATTTTAGTTGATACACGTTGGGTTTGGTTAGGGATATGGTCAGCCACGTATTGTTCTATTaagaggagaaagagaaggaccTGAATGagatataataaaaaataaataaataaaaggacaTGTGTTCAATTTTAGTTGATACACGTTGGGTTTGGTTAGGGATGTGGTCACTGGTCAGCCAAGTATTGTCCTATTAAGtgcaagttcacccgttaggTCACCGGGTCACTCattattcactgttttttagtgtttatttccaCCATCTGGGTCACCGGCACAGTTTCTAAACTAACCTGGGTTACTGAGTCAATTTGCAGGTCACGGAACTGACCCAGAAAGTGATTTTGGTGACTCAGGTCTGGGTCAGTTTGAAAACTATACCCATGACCTAAAGGGTgaaaataaacactaaaaatcaatgaatagtaggtgacccggtgacccaacaAGTGAACTTgctttaaaaaacaaaacaaaatttattctatttatgtgtaaaaaaaataaaaaagcatttCGCTACCGAGAGTCAAACCCGGAGATTGACAAATACAAGTTTAAGTTGTGGTACAACAAATTAGTTGGCAACTTAGAACTGCAATAGGATAAActgtatattaaaaaaaaaagtactccTCTTATAaagaatatattaaaaaaatttaaaaaaagtaCTCTGCTACCGGGAGTAGAACCCGGAGAACCACAAATACCAGTTTAAGTTGTGTTACAACAGATTGATTGGCAACTTCGATGAGTAGTATGTATATAAAGTGtctattagaaagaaaaaaaaaatattccgcTGCAGGAGAAAAACACAGAGAATCACAAATACCAATTTAAGTTGGGCTATAGTGTATTGGTTTGCAACTTAGAAGAGCAGGAGATATATAAACTATATGGaagaaaacattaaaaaaatatcGCTTATAAACTGtatattagaaagaaaaaaaatattccgCTGCCGGAGAAAAACACAAAGAATCACAAATACCAATTTAAGTTGTGCTACATCAGATTAGTTGGCAACTTAGTAGTTTTTATGTATTTTGGATATTTGAATTTGCAGCTTGAACTTTGGATCTTGATattgtgttttgattcaaatctgAATAGGTTGAAATGAATGAAATCTGAGTACATTGCAAAGTAGATATATATCCTACTAAGCAAAGGTaaaatacaggtttttgggATCGAAAGCCCGCAAGCCCGGCCTGAAATGAAACAGGCTGGTTCCGGGCCGGTCCCTGTTTGTGTCAAAACGGGCTGGGTCCGAGCTCAGTGAAATTATAGTTGGACCCgacccgtgcccagccctaaaaTCACCCACTGAACTCTTTCAAGACATTACATAGTAATCCAAATTAACAAAATTatcgtttcaaaaaaaagaaaaagaaaaactatcaaaattatttgaattttaGGTGCAAACCAACTCAAATTAGGGCACGTTTATTTACTTGGAATAGAAGAGAATGATTACGAGGTAAAACTATTTctatgtttactaacacatCAAAATGATTCCGGACAAAAGTATtcttgcgtttactaacacataaaggaatcgaaatgggtgtaggtctcacctctttataaggaatcgattcttGAATACTCAataatttgattacgaaggagggagatgagtttaggaatcaactcctccggaatcaataccgatttctttcttctcccattccagttgtctccaatttatgattatttttcatttcaaacAAGTAAACATGTCATAAATGTATACATGATTTGTGTCCTCTTGGAAACATAGTTAgcagatttatttatttttaaccgtGTCAGGGATCTCAAAGACTTTTTTAAGTCTAAAGACTAATTCCTAAACGCATGTAAAGAGCAGCATAGTACTTGACCACCGTAGTGAGGGAATCGAATGAGGATGGGGaacatatttgagtgtgccatacAGAGCCGTCCCTTGACCAAGGCAACCAAGGCAGTGGCCTTGGGCCTCAGTTTGGGGGAAGGCCTCCATctcaagaaaaaatatatatatatatatatatgtgtgtgtgtgtgtgtgtgtgtttaaaaaaaaatagtaaaagaaaaaagacgcAGAGATGCAGTTTGTAGAAGATGACGTTGAGGCCAATGAAATCAAACCCATGACtccatgagtcctcaaaatttcttctttttcttttgtatttgtaagTTAAACACCCCAAGCTTTCCTCTTTCTCCATCACTTTGGGATTAGAAAAGAAGATAACCAAAATTTTTGCTCTTACTTTTACTAATTTGGGCAAAAATGAAACATTGGCTGCTGAAATATGAATTTTGGATTCCCCTCTTATTCTTTCAAAGACAAACGGTAACATTTCTTCCTTTTATGTCTATTTAAGCCATTGACAGACTCTCATAGACACATAGAAACAATCCTTCTCTTCCTCTTACTCAATTCTGAATTTCACCCTCTGTTCTAATTTCGTAATTATAATTCAGATAGTTGATACAATTTTAACAAACCGTCAAGTCCTAAAGTCCAAAATTTTGTGGTTAGAAAATCAGGTTCTAATGTTTTTTATCTGCattgttactttttattttgtttatataatcTACTATGTTTTAGTTTGAACTTTACTttgctaactttttttttttcaatggacAAAATTATTAGGAAGGTCTCTCTAAATTTTGCCTCATGCCTCACTTTGTCATGGGACGGCCCTGGTGCCATATGGGAAGAAGGATCAAGAGTGGAGCCACGCTCTGTGTTGGTCATTTTCCTTTCTGAGAGATTATTCAgtgcaccgccgtgcacttgcaccaacataaatgaatggttagattgcattaaatacactttttgtttattaaaaataaagttgataataaatatcaatggttgagattattttataagggttgggtcacttacaccgtcggtgcatagaataatttccattccTTTCTCACAAAGCCACGTTAATTACAACCGCAGCCGACACAAAGCCGTGACAAAAGCCAAGGAAGTCTTAAATTCACTAACTAGTCTAATAAATCCTACTTACCAACTCTCTAATCCTCTCCCCAGTCCCCACTACCCTCTCCACTACTGACTACTCCACTCCCACTTGCCTAGCTAGTTGACTCAAATCCGCAGGCTCCAAGATGGGCTCCGTGTCTCTGAAGATCGGCGACGGCACCGCCAGATTCCGACGCGCCACCCTGTGCTCCTCGGCCGTCAACATTCTGATGCTGTTCTCCGTCCTCACCACGAACCTCTTCGCCCTCTACGCCTTCACATCATCCCCAAAAGACCAGCAACACGCCCAGCACCTGCTCCACCACACCCAGAAGAACATGTCCCTCATCTCCGAGCAGGTCTCCCTCATCCTCCGCGAGATCGACTCCTCCCAGAAGAAGCTCGCCCAGATGGAGAAGGACCTCTTGGGCTACCAAACCATCGATCTTTCCCGCCCCAATACACCTAATGAGCTCAAGACATTCCTCCAGCATCACACCCTTCCTCTCGGCAAAGACTCGAGAACCGGGATCACCGAGATGGTGGCCTCCGTGGGACATTCCTGCGAGAAATCCGCGGATTTGTTGTCCCAGTACATGAACTACAAGGTCTCTGGGCCCTGCCCCGACGACTGGAGCCTGGCCCAGAGGCTGATTCTTCGCGGATGCGAGCCTCTGCCGAGGAGGAGGTGCTTTGCCAAGACCGTGCCCAAGGTTGGTTTAACTACTTTTCCGCTTTCGCTTTGGAAAAATGTTAGTGCTAAGAGTGTTACTTGGAGCGGTCTAGGGTGTAAGAATTTCGAGTGCTTGAGTAGTAAGAAATTGAGTAGGGAGTGCGTTGGTTGCTTTGATTTCAGTAATGGGGGGGATGAGAAACACAGATTTGTTAAGGCTAGGAGCAAGAATGATTTCGTGATTGATGATGTGCTGGCTTTGGGAGGTGGGGGAATGAGAGTAGGGTTTGATATTGGAGGTGGGTCTGGTACATTTGCTGCTAGAATGGCGGAGAGGAATGTGACTGTGATCACCAACACTTTGAACATTGATGCCCCCTATAGCGAGTTCATAGCTGCTAGGGGGCTGTTTCCGCTGTTTTTGAGCTTGGATCATAGATTTCCTTTCTATGATAATGTCTTTGATTTGGTTCATGCCGCGAGTGGATTGGATGTTGGTGGAAAACCGGACAAGTTTGAGTTCTTGATGTTTGATATCGATCGGATCTTGAGGCCTGGAGGTTTGTTTTGGTTAGACAACTTTCATTGTGCCAATGAAGACAGGAAAAAGGACTTAACCAGGTTAATTGAGAGGTTTGGATATAAAAAGCTGAAATGGGTTGTTGCAGTAGATGCTGCATCAGGGTCAAGCAAATTTGAGGTTTACTTGTCCGCCGTTCTGCAAAAACCAGTAAGAGTATGATGTTgatcaggtccttgtcacaagaAACTGCAATAGGTACAAACCTCTGATGCTCTTAACATCAATTGCTTGTTCCGCACAGATATACACTGCTTTTTAACATGGTCGTGAAATTCCTTCAAAATCGCAATAAGGGCATCAATTGCTTATTTTCCCTACTGCAAACTGGTGGAGAGGATGAAATCTATTCTCTAATTGAAAAGCTATATTAATGCTTTGTTCTGTACTGGTGATAGGGATATTTTGTTCTGTGGACAATGAGTTGTTAGCACATGATAGAATTAATATTTTGGTGCATTTTTTGCATCTATTAAGGTATTCAATATATGTTGTATTCTTTGGTTATCATGGTCTGAGTTTTCCTTAAAAATTTGAAGAATCAGCTACACTAAGCATTTTCAATTCTGCAGTTGTGGCCAATAAACTAGTCACTATTACATTGTAGAGGATGAATTCTATAATCTTAATTGAAAAGCTATATTATTGCTTCTTCTGTACTGGTGATAGGGATATTTTGTTATGTGGGTAACGAGTTGTTAGGAAATGTCAGAATTAATATTTCATGCATTCTTAGTATTCGATATGTTGTATTCTTTGGTTATCATGGTCTGAGTTTTCCCTAACAACTTGAAGAATCAGCTACACTTGGCATTTTCAATTCTGTGGTTGTAACAATAAACTAGTCACTATTACATTGTAGAGGATGAAATTTATTCTGTAATTGAGAAGCTTTATTATTGCTTCTTCTGTACTGGTGATAGGGATATTTTGTTTTGTGGACAACGAGTTGTTAGAAAATGATAGAATATGCATTCTTGAATCTATTAAGGTATTCAATATGTTGTATTCTTTGGTTATCAATATCATGGTCTGAGTTTTCCCTAAAAACTTGAAGAATCAGCTACACTAGGCATTTTCAATTTTGGGGTTCTAGCCAATAATCTAGTCACTATTTACATTCAATCGCTAGCTGTTGTTTGGCCTCCTCAAAGTTGCTAAAATACAACTGAAGTACTTGAATCCTCGTCTGTGGATTTAACTCTATATTGTTCTACCAATCATTGTGCTACCTTCTTTTCCTGTGAGCAGTTTTCCTGTATCATACTCAACTTGCGACATCTCATCTattcattcaaaaataaaaataaaagactagCTACTTTCGTGTTTGGTATAGATGAAAGTTTGTGGAGCACATGATGAGGTTTTTTGCATCACAAACTGTAATTTAGAGCTGCTTTTAACGTCAATTATTTGAATGATTGACTAAATAGCTAAAATTGGAGAAAGATCATTGTTTAAATGTCTAGTCAACCATAAGCTTCTACAATTTTCTCGTCTAGTTTTGAATATAGATTCAATACTAAAACTGACCTTGCTTCTGTATGTATAATATGATCAATCAAGCTGAGACCACCTGCAAAAATTACACGACACAGAAATGTTATGACGTGCCAAACAAAACCACCACCTAGAGCCTCAGATGATAGTAACAGCAATGCATCACAAAGAACAGGCCCTGTTTGTCCCAGCTACGTATGGTTCCTGGCCACCTTCTGGTTCCTTCCTTTTCCCACCAACTGTAGAAGAACCAGAATTGGCCACCTTTTTCGCGGCCATGTATGGTTCTAAGCCACCTTCTGGTTCCTTCCTTTTCAAGCCACTAGTAGAACTTGAACAAAAAAGGGGCAACAGCTGAGGCTCATCAACAGCCGTTGGAGAGCAAGTGGCCCCTGCAGCCGTTCCACCAAGCCTGCGCCCAAACAGAATAGGAGCCTCGCCATTGCTCGGCGGAGGTAGAGTTGTTG
Coding sequences:
- the LOC112173706 gene encoding probable methyltransferase At1g29790; this translates as MGSVSLKIGDGTARFRRATLCSSAVNILMLFSVLTTNLFALYAFTSSPKDQQHAQHLLHHTQKNMSLISEQVSLILREIDSSQKKLAQMEKDLLGYQTIDLSRPNTPNELKTFLQHHTLPLGKDSRTGITEMVASVGHSCEKSADLLSQYMNYKVSGPCPDDWSLAQRLILRGCEPLPRRRCFAKTVPKVGLTTFPLSLWKNVSAKSVTWSGLGCKNFECLSSKKLSRECVGCFDFSNGGDEKHRFVKARSKNDFVIDDVLALGGGGMRVGFDIGGGSGTFAARMAERNVTVITNTLNIDAPYSEFIAARGLFPLFLSLDHRFPFYDNVFDLVHAASGLDVGGKPDKFEFLMFDIDRILRPGGLFWLDNFHCANEDRKKDLTRLIERFGYKKLKWVVAVDAASGSSKFEVYLSAVLQKPVRV